The window TTCAGAGGGCGTTGAACCTGCATTCAGCGGTGCAACGCTGACAGGCCCACAGCAGCAGCCGATTAAAACGGGTAAGGCGACGCGTAATGAGCAGGATAAGACGCAACTGATCGTTCCTGTGGAACAATCGCTGGACGCCGGAAAATATACGGTTGACTGGCACGTTGTGTCGGTAGACGGTCACAAAACCAAAGGACACTATACCTTTAGCGTGAAATAAAACGATGCTGGCATTCACCTGGGTTACGCTGCGGTTTAT of the Citrobacter freundii genome contains:
- the yobA gene encoding CopC domain-containing protein YobA, producing MASSASSLRFALIALVSTLISPAALAHAHLTQLNPAANAQITVSPEALTLNFSEGVEPAFSGATLTGPQQQPIKTGKATRNEQDKTQLIVPVEQSLDAGKYTVDWHVVSVDGHKTKGHYTFSVK